A single genomic interval of Pectinophora gossypiella chromosome 22, ilPecGoss1.1, whole genome shotgun sequence harbors:
- the LOC126376959 gene encoding mpv17-like protein, whose amino-acid sequence MISYAIIWPCCSLTQEYLEFGTPIFEANWPRAARFGFFGAFFMSPVFYNWMRISSKMKIFRRKTLGTAIKRALIEQVSYGPLALCYFLFGMSVLEMKTLDECVKEVKQKFWITYKTGAIYWPVTQTLNFYFVSEKNRIIFVSLASYVWTCYLAHIKSMH is encoded by the exons ATGATATCATATGCCATTATATGGCCCTGCTGTAGCCTCACACAGGAATACCTAGAGTTTGGTACCCCTATATTTGAGGCAAATTGGCCGAGGGCCGCAAGGTTTGGTTTCTTTG GAGCATTCTTCATGTCTCCGGTGTTCTACAATTGGATGAGGATTAGCAGCAAGATGAAGATATTCCGTCGGAAGACCCTGGGCACTGCCATCAAGAGGGCACTCATAGAACAA GTCAGCTACGGTCCTTTAGCTCTCTGCTACTTCCTCTTCGGTATGAGTGTCCTTGAAATGAAGACCTTGGACGAATGCGTGAAAGAGGTCAAACAGAAGTTCTGGATCACATATAAGACAGGGGCGATCTACTGGCCCGTGACACAGACCTTGAATTTCTACTTTGTGTCTGAAAAGAATAGGATCATATTTGTTAGCCTCGCCAGTTATGTATGGACATGTTACTTGGCTCATATCAAGTCGATGCATTAG